One Hordeum vulgare subsp. vulgare chromosome 4H, MorexV3_pseudomolecules_assembly, whole genome shotgun sequence DNA window includes the following coding sequences:
- the LOC123448177 gene encoding suppressor of mec-8 and unc-52 protein homolog 2: MSSTQKKKSNYKEKMARRKEENKKEEPETPRYRDRAKERREDQNPDYEPTELGSFHAVAPPGADLRLEDAQKISIEKSKYLGGDLEHTHLVKGLDFALLNKVRSEIDKKPDAEDGKDAKARETKEDRAVSFRTAIAKSVYQWTVKQQQSMIKANDMFLPGRMAFIYNMEDGLNSDIPTTLHRSKADCPVPEEMVTVSVDGSVLDRIAKIMSYLRLGSSGKVLKKKKKERDTKGKNNLAGGVYNETVRPAQSDGSVQKYHSEKDMLPPPPPPPRKSNFSEKEKHSVPVARADDDDIFIGDGVDYAVPNKEMSQSPISEDMDESPRIHQNQSNLNEPVYGPIQPSEPAQAWQQPMDGYDAIQAQMAAAGYQGEWSGYQYAEQQLAYPEQYMQQGTLGYDVLVDPNISQDPKLMTQADKDKGLGSVFKRDDDRLKQLREKDAREKDPNFISDSYSECYPGYQGYNQEIAGSDDEDDLSKMDMGGRAKGRLHRWDFETEEEWAKYNDQKEAMPKAAFQFGVKMQDGRKTRKQNKDQKLSNDLNKINKILARKKGDKDGEGHYDDDLPSGKKQRA, encoded by the exons ATGTCGTCgacgcagaagaagaagagcaactaTAAGGAGAAGATGGCGCGGCGAAA AGAGGAGAACAAAAAAGAAGAACCAGAGACACCAAGGTACCGAGATCGTGCGAAGGAGCGTCGTGAAGATCAAAACCCTGACTATGAACCTACAGAGCTTGGTTCGTTTCATGCTGTGGCACCTCCTGGAGCAGATTTGAg GCTAGAAGATGCCCAAAAGATTTCAATTGAGAAAAGCAAATACCTTGGAG GTGATCTGGAGCATACTCATTTGGTCAAAGGGTTGGATTTTGCTCTACTAAACAAAGTACGTAGTGAAATTGACAAGAAGCCTGATGCAGAGGATGGGAAGGATGCCAAGGCGAG gGAAACAAAAGAAGACCGAGCAGTCTCATTCCGCACTGCAATTGCAAAG TCTGTCTACCAGTGGACTGTAAAGCAACAACAAAGCATGATAAAGGCGAATGACATGTTTCTTCCTGGCCGGATGGCATTTATTTACAATATG GAGGATGGACTTAACAGTGATATTCCAACGACTCTTCACAGGAGTAAAGCTGATTGCCCTGTCCCAGAG GAAATGGTCACTGTCAGCGTGGATGGCTCTGTACTTGACAGGATTGCCAAAATCATGTCATACCTTAGACTTGGATCATCAGGGAaggtcttgaagaagaagaaaaaggagagggaTACAAAAG GGAAGAATAATTTGGCAGGCGGTGTTTACAACGAGACAGTAAGACCTGCCCAAAGTGATGGTTCTGTTCAGAAATACCACTCAGAAAAAGATATGCTACCacctccacccccacccccacgaaAGAGTAACTTCAGTGAAAAGGAGAAACATTCTGTCCCTGTTGCTAGAGCAGATGACGATGACATATTCATTGGAGATGGAGTTGACTATGCTGTTCCTAACAAGGAAATGAGCCAGAGCCCCATCTCTGAGGATATGGATGAATCCCCACGTATCCATCAGAACCAGTCCAATTTGAATGAACCTGTGTATGGTCCTATTCAACCATCTGAACCTGCTCAAGCTTGGCAACAGCCAAtg GATGGTTATGATGCTATTCAAGCCCAAATGGCAGCTGCTGGATACCAAGGCGAGTGGTCAGGCTATCAGTATGCTGAACAGCAGCTGGCTTATCCAGAACAGTACATGCAACAGGGTACTCTGGGATACGATGTATTGGTTGACCCAAATATATCCCAGGATCCAAAGTTGATGACTCAAGCAGACAAGGATAAGGGTCTAGGTTCTGTCTTCAAGCGTGATGATGACAGGCTTAAGCAGCTGAGGGAAAAAGATGCGCGGGAGAAAGACCCAAATTTTATTTCAGATAGTTACTCTGAGTGTTATCCTGGTTATCAGGGTTATAATCAAGAGATAGCAGGGAGTGACGATGAAGATGATTTGTCAAAGATGGATATGGGTGGACGG GCGAAGGGCCGTCTTCACCGGTGGGACTTTGAGACGGAAGAAGAGTGGGCGAAATACAATGATCAGAAGGAAGCCATGCCAAAGGCGGCATTCCAGTTTGGGGTGAAGATGCAGGATGGCAGGAAGACCAGGAAGCAGAACAAGGATCAGAAGCTCAGCAACGACCTCAACAAGATCAACAAGATCCTGGCGAGGAAAAAGGGTGATAAAGACGGAGAAGGGCATTACGATGACGATCTACCCAGCGGGAAGAAACAGCGAGCTTGA